A window from Flavobacterium gyeonganense encodes these proteins:
- a CDS encoding CDP-alcohol phosphatidyltransferase family protein has translation MGKETQVEEYSAIAQRTFSDRKRTNILKRAEQLTIIFLLPKVPEFISPNLLTLIGTLGSGFVFLAFVLGTYFANWYLLLGIIGLGINWLGDSLDGRLAYYRNIPRRWYGFALDIIADWIGIVLIGFGYYIYAENDTQIVAFAFVALYGWSIIISQLRYKITNEYSIDSGFVGPTELRFIIALILITEVLYQGSITYLAGLITIVLFIINTIDSFKLLKLGDLRDKNQG, from the coding sequence ATGGGAAAAGAAACACAGGTTGAAGAGTATAGTGCAATTGCACAGAGAACATTTTCAGACCGTAAGCGAACTAATATTTTAAAAAGAGCAGAACAGTTAACGATTATATTTTTGCTTCCAAAGGTGCCTGAATTCATTTCGCCGAACTTGCTCACATTAATTGGTACACTGGGTTCGGGATTCGTTTTTTTAGCTTTTGTTTTAGGTACTTATTTCGCCAATTGGTATTTGCTTTTAGGTATTATCGGTTTGGGTATAAATTGGTTAGGCGATTCTTTAGATGGAAGACTGGCTTATTACAGAAATATTCCACGCCGTTGGTATGGTTTTGCACTCGATATTATTGCCGATTGGATTGGTATTGTTCTTATAGGCTTTGGCTACTACATTTATGCTGAAAATGACACACAAATAGTAGCCTTTGCTTTTGTCGCATTGTACGGCTGGTCTATCATCATCAGTCAGTTACGCTACAAAATTACAAATGAATACAGTATCGATTCCGGCTTTGTTGGCCCAACAGAGCTTCGATTTATTATTGCTTTAATTTTAATTACAGAAGTTTTATATCAGGGATCAATTACCTATTTGGCTGGCTTAATCACTATTGTGTTATTTATAATCAATACCATAGATAGCTTTAAACTTTTAAAGCTGGGCGATTTAAGAGATAAAAACCAAGGCTGA
- a CDS encoding GtrA family protein, with amino-acid sequence MFKKKSVLTFLQAQVAAFLGGITDYGLMILLTEVFKLHFTFSILISGTVGAIINFSINRFWVFKNQSGYSSHINSQLFKFALVVLGSISLKSLGTFMFQKVFQIDYKIGRLITDLFVSYGFNYPLIKNWVFKVNDKQNVIQSN; translated from the coding sequence ATGTTTAAGAAAAAATCCGTTTTGACTTTTCTACAGGCACAAGTTGCGGCATTTTTAGGCGGCATTACCGATTATGGGTTAATGATTTTATTGACAGAAGTATTCAAACTGCATTTTACCTTTTCTATTCTAATCTCCGGAACCGTTGGTGCCATTATCAACTTCAGCATCAATAGATTTTGGGTATTTAAAAATCAATCGGGTTACAGCAGCCACATCAATAGTCAGCTTTTTAAATTTGCTTTGGTGGTGTTGGGAAGCATTTCCTTAAAATCATTGGGTACGTTTATGTTCCAAAAAGTATTTCAAATCGATTATAAAATCGGAAGATTAATCACGGATTTGTTTGTTTCTTATGGTTTTAATTATCCACTAATTAAAAATTGGGTTTTTAAGGTAAACGATAAACAAAACGTCATCCAATCCAATTAG
- a CDS encoding DUF4833 domain-containing protein, producing MNKLPFKYFAKLLIVITILVNIVSGNLLAQSKNPSPLHFPTPKNIDNMLFYIQRDPNINTAIYAINYQENGKIDKSNPIKAYWIRYAEKGVKKDFTYIQRKFAYGIESKALNNEDFELQFVSYKKLPLTLKKTDSDQKYHVFVNVNQKKIQVEKIFVRIEGGSFWLPNVKYAEVTGIDASSNKIITERMLL from the coding sequence ATGAATAAATTACCATTTAAATATTTTGCAAAATTACTAATCGTTATAACGATCTTAGTAAATATAGTTTCCGGAAATCTATTGGCACAATCCAAAAATCCATCGCCATTGCATTTTCCAACGCCTAAAAACATAGATAATATGCTGTTTTACATTCAGCGGGACCCGAATATCAACACTGCAATTTATGCCATAAACTACCAGGAAAACGGAAAAATAGACAAAAGTAATCCTATAAAAGCGTATTGGATTCGATATGCCGAGAAAGGAGTAAAAAAAGATTTTACTTATATACAACGCAAATTTGCCTACGGAATAGAAAGTAAAGCCTTAAACAATGAGGACTTTGAACTTCAATTTGTATCGTATAAAAAGCTACCCTTAACTTTGAAAAAGACAGATTCAGATCAAAAATATCATGTTTTTGTAAATGTAAATCAGAAAAAAATACAGGTAGAGAAAATATTTGTACGCATTGAAGGAGGTTCTTTTTGGTTACCAAATGTAAAATATGCCGAAGTTACCGGAATTGATGCTTCTTCTAATAAAATAATTACTGAGAGAATGTTGTTGTAA
- a CDS encoding GTP pyrophosphokinase has protein sequence MAKLDLNSLEIEYKSLKPKFNRLKDSIIIQVEELLELENIPLGFPIQNRTKSWDSIVNKVESKRFNIKSSITELQDIVGLRVILLFNKDVENVCKLIEDNLTKIKRYNTSEKLLDNQFGYASEHFVVKIPEAWISVPTFKDLGGLVAEIQVRTLSQHTWAEASKQLQYKQEENIPRELFRSIGRVSALLETVDLELDRLLDQREKYKNLLSSNLSTAINQTLNVDILESLLNEKLPPDNKAYFENYSELIEDLRIFNINTSEELEKLINDYLMIALESDEEFVNSNSYNDEDGEDMERATRGVFLSHVGLIREMLDKRDPEKWLDFNMSRR, from the coding sequence ATGGCAAAATTAGACCTTAACAGTTTGGAAATTGAATATAAGTCATTAAAACCTAAATTTAATAGATTAAAGGATTCAATTATAATACAAGTTGAAGAACTCTTGGAATTAGAGAATATACCTTTAGGTTTTCCAATTCAAAATAGAACCAAATCATGGGATTCAATTGTAAATAAGGTTGAAAGCAAAAGATTTAATATAAAAAGTTCAATTACGGAGTTACAAGACATTGTCGGATTGAGAGTAATTTTACTTTTTAATAAAGACGTAGAAAATGTATGTAAACTAATCGAAGATAATCTAACCAAAATAAAAAGATACAATACTTCGGAAAAATTATTAGACAATCAATTTGGTTATGCTTCAGAACATTTTGTTGTTAAAATTCCAGAAGCTTGGATTAGCGTACCTACATTTAAAGATTTAGGAGGGTTAGTAGCAGAAATTCAAGTAAGAACATTATCACAACATACTTGGGCAGAAGCATCTAAACAACTTCAATATAAGCAAGAAGAAAATATTCCTAGAGAGTTATTTCGATCAATTGGAAGAGTTTCCGCATTACTTGAAACCGTGGATTTAGAATTGGATAGATTATTAGATCAGCGTGAAAAATATAAAAATCTTTTATCTTCTAACTTATCAACTGCAATAAATCAAACACTTAATGTTGATATCTTAGAATCACTACTTAACGAAAAACTTCCGCCAGACAATAAAGCTTATTTCGAAAATTATTCAGAATTAATTGAAGATTTACGGATATTTAATATTAATACAAGCGAGGAGTTGGAAAAACTCATTAATGATTATCTAATGATAGCGTTAGAATCAGATGAAGAATTTGTAAATAGTAATTCATATAATGATGAAGATGGGGAAGACATGGAAAGAGCTACGAGAGGAGTTTTTCTTTCCCATGTAGGCTTGATAAGAGAAATGCTAGATAAAAGAGATCCTGAAAAATGGTTAGATTTTAATATGTCAAGAAGATAA
- a CDS encoding serine hydrolase domain-containing protein, translated as MKMSFLKKANIPQILFSVLVLSSCGKDKNNSENEAVKEKDTLGKMVPMGPEKKITAAYVNSVKGRINHFYNKNWPNNSMNGSFLVAKNGQIIFERYNGFANKNEGTKITADTPVQIASVSKVLTATAVLKLINLGKLDLDQKVNTILKTFPYEECTVRMLLCHRSGMRNYAYFTDRDKSVWDRHNQLTNKDILDILATKNIGLESRVGTRFAYCNTNYAMLALIIEKITGLTYKEAMSQMIFKPLGMTHTYVFDDDKERKNIVPSYKGNGVEIGFDYLDNVYGDKNIFSTVRDLLKFDRARNAPNFLKPALLKEVYTGQSNERKGTKNYGLGIRMINWETGQNFYFHNGWWHGNTSSYITLQKEGVTIIALSNKMTRNTYAVRKLAPVFGDYPFQFKDEE; from the coding sequence ATGAAAATGAGTTTCCTTAAAAAAGCAAATATACCACAAATACTTTTTTCAGTTTTAGTTTTAAGTTCGTGTGGAAAAGATAAAAATAACAGTGAGAATGAAGCTGTAAAAGAAAAAGATACATTAGGTAAAATGGTTCCGATGGGACCTGAAAAAAAAATAACTGCCGCCTATGTTAACTCCGTTAAAGGGCGAATCAATCATTTTTACAATAAAAACTGGCCAAACAACAGTATGAACGGAAGTTTTCTGGTTGCAAAAAATGGTCAGATTATTTTTGAAAGATATAACGGTTTTGCCAATAAAAATGAAGGCACAAAAATTACTGCAGATACTCCGGTACAAATTGCATCGGTAAGTAAGGTACTGACTGCAACTGCTGTTTTAAAATTAATCAATCTAGGGAAGCTTGACCTGGATCAAAAAGTAAATACCATTTTAAAAACTTTCCCTTACGAAGAATGTACGGTTCGAATGTTATTGTGCCATCGCAGCGGAATGCGAAATTACGCCTATTTCACAGACAGGGATAAATCGGTTTGGGACAGGCATAACCAGCTTACCAACAAAGATATTTTAGATATTTTGGCGACCAAAAACATAGGTTTGGAGTCAAGAGTCGGTACCCGTTTTGCTTATTGCAATACCAATTATGCCATGCTGGCACTTATTATTGAAAAAATAACTGGTCTAACGTACAAAGAAGCCATGTCCCAAATGATTTTCAAACCTCTAGGAATGACGCATACGTATGTTTTTGATGATGATAAAGAGAGAAAAAACATTGTTCCCTCATACAAAGGAAATGGGGTAGAAATTGGTTTCGATTATTTGGATAACGTTTATGGCGATAAAAATATTTTTTCGACGGTACGTGATCTTTTAAAATTTGACAGAGCGAGAAATGCACCCAACTTTTTAAAACCGGCTTTATTAAAAGAGGTTTATACCGGGCAGAGCAATGAACGTAAAGGGACCAAAAATTATGGACTCGGAATCAGAATGATCAATTGGGAAACAGGACAGAATTTTTACTTTCATAACGGCTGGTGGCATGGAAATACATCATCTTATATTACGCTTCAAAAAGAAGGCGTAACGATAATTGCCCTATCCAATAAAATGACAAGAAACACGTATGCAGTTCGTAAACTGGCTCCGGTTTTTGGAGATTACCCTTTTCAGTTTAAAGACGAAGAATAA
- a CDS encoding NAD(P)-dependent oxidoreductase, with product MKFGIIKERKNPPDRRVVFSPDALAQLKQLYPEASVTVESSDIRVFSDLQYKSMGINVADDVSDCDILFGVKEVPVENLIPNKSYFFFSHTIKKQPHNRKLLQAVLEKNITLYDHETIVDEHNRRLIGFGKYAGMVGVYNAIRAFGIKFELFKLPKAETLSGKDALITHLKRITLPPLKFVLTGTGKVGSGAQEILKAIKVKEVTVENYLSKNYTQSVYVQLDALEYNKRTDGKILDFTDFTQHPEDYTSDFEKFTKISDIYIAGHFYGNNAPMILTQEMLNAKDCKIRVVADVSCDVNGPIASTLRSSTIAEPLYGYLPSENKEVDIFHPAAIVVMAVDNLPCEIPKDASEGFGEQFMEHVIPAFFNKDKDGILERAKITENCKLTERFSYLQDYVDGN from the coding sequence ATGAAATTCGGAATTATAAAAGAAAGAAAAAATCCACCTGACAGACGTGTTGTCTTTTCACCTGATGCATTAGCTCAATTAAAGCAGCTTTATCCAGAGGCCTCTGTAACTGTAGAAAGCTCAGATATTAGAGTTTTTTCTGATTTACAATACAAAAGTATGGGTATCAATGTTGCTGATGATGTTTCGGATTGTGATATTTTATTTGGAGTAAAAGAAGTTCCGGTTGAAAATTTAATTCCGAATAAATCTTATTTTTTCTTTTCACACACGATAAAAAAGCAGCCTCACAACAGAAAACTTTTACAGGCCGTATTAGAAAAAAATATCACTTTATATGATCACGAAACGATTGTTGATGAACATAACCGCCGATTAATAGGGTTTGGTAAATACGCCGGAATGGTTGGCGTTTACAATGCAATTCGTGCGTTCGGAATAAAATTTGAATTATTCAAGCTTCCGAAAGCAGAAACCCTTTCGGGAAAAGATGCGCTGATCACACATTTGAAAAGAATTACCCTGCCTCCTTTAAAATTTGTACTCACCGGAACCGGAAAAGTAGGAAGTGGTGCGCAGGAAATTTTGAAAGCAATCAAAGTAAAGGAAGTTACTGTAGAAAATTATCTATCCAAAAATTATACCCAATCCGTTTATGTACAGCTTGACGCCTTAGAATACAACAAAAGAACTGACGGTAAGATTCTTGACTTTACAGATTTCACCCAACATCCGGAAGATTACACGTCTGATTTCGAAAAATTCACCAAAATCAGTGACATTTATATAGCAGGACATTTTTACGGAAACAATGCACCAATGATCCTGACTCAGGAAATGCTGAATGCCAAAGATTGTAAAATAAGAGTTGTAGCCGATGTTTCTTGCGATGTAAACGGTCCTATTGCCAGTACGCTTCGTTCTTCAACCATTGCAGAACCTTTGTATGGTTATCTACCTTCAGAAAATAAAGAAGTGGATATTTTTCATCCAGCCGCAATTGTAGTGATGGCAGTTGATAATTTGCCTTGCGAAATTCCAAAAGACGCCAGCGAAGGTTTTGGAGAACAGTTTATGGAACATGTTATTCCGGCTTTCTTCAATAAAGACAAAGACGGAATTCTGGAGCGTGCTAAAATTACAGAGAATTGCAAATTGACAGAGCGATTTAGTTATTTACAGGATTATGTTGATGGGAATTAA
- a CDS encoding alpha/beta hydrolase, translating into MKKLVLTFSISLVLNCAHLFAQTNPETPLYPNGIEKNPVIHPNSEKIVDSVINPMSLSHKNRVISNISIPTYQLFPASEPNNKHIGVVIFPGGGLTTNWVDKEGTDLAIWLSGQGINCMVVKYRTNRKDEKGEMIIPMDDYKGAVYQDARTGILKMKELAESLKIDKDKIGILGFSAGGWLSERIVIKSTETKEAVDWKPAFAALIYHGNTLSNFKRIDNVQALPPIFMAIARDDKKMPVKEIIPGLAAIAAEVKKSELHIYSKGDHGFGLAYDKGHSVSKWKDSFYDWLLDIHDK; encoded by the coding sequence ATGAAAAAACTCGTACTTACATTTTCGATTTCATTAGTATTAAACTGTGCTCATTTATTTGCTCAAACCAATCCGGAGACTCCTTTGTATCCAAACGGTATTGAAAAAAATCCGGTAATACATCCCAATTCTGAAAAGATAGTTGATTCTGTCATTAATCCGATGTCACTATCCCATAAAAACAGGGTAATCAGTAATATTTCGATTCCAACCTATCAATTATTTCCAGCTTCGGAACCGAACAACAAACATATTGGAGTAGTCATTTTCCCCGGTGGAGGTTTAACCACAAACTGGGTTGATAAAGAAGGAACTGACCTTGCAATTTGGCTTTCAGGACAAGGGATCAATTGTATGGTGGTAAAATACAGAACCAACAGAAAAGATGAAAAAGGAGAGATGATTATTCCAATGGATGATTATAAAGGAGCCGTTTATCAGGATGCGAGAACAGGAATTTTAAAAATGAAAGAACTGGCAGAAAGCCTGAAAATCGACAAAGATAAAATTGGAATTTTAGGCTTTTCGGCAGGAGGATGGTTAAGCGAACGTATTGTTATAAAATCTACCGAAACCAAAGAAGCAGTAGACTGGAAACCGGCTTTTGCTGCTTTAATTTATCATGGTAATACGCTAAGTAATTTTAAACGAATTGACAACGTTCAGGCCTTACCTCCTATTTTTATGGCGATTGCCCGCGATGATAAAAAAATGCCTGTAAAAGAAATTATTCCGGGGCTGGCTGCCATTGCTGCAGAAGTAAAAAAATCAGAATTACATATCTATTCAAAAGGTGATCACGGTTTTGGACTGGCTTACGATAAAGGTCATTCGGTTTCAAAATGGAAAGACAGTTTTTATGACTGGTTATTGGATATTCATGATAAGTAA
- a CDS encoding M13-type metalloendopeptidase translates to MVTQGFSAYFWVGDKYGQIKPEKKALRQQIATDPHSPANFRVNGVVRNVPEFYEAFNVKPTDKLYLAPEKRVKIW, encoded by the coding sequence ATGGTTACACAGGGATTCAGCGCGTATTTCTGGGTTGGGGACAAGTATGGGCAAATAAAACCAGAGAAAAAAGCATTACGCCAACAAATAGCAACTGATCCTCATTCACCTGCAAACTTCAGGGTAAATGGAGTGGTTCGCAATGTGCCTGAATTCTATGAAGCATTCAATGTAAAACCAACCGACAAATTGTACCTTGCTCCGGAAAAAAGAGTGAAAATCTGGTAA
- a CDS encoding M13 family metallopeptidase yields the protein MDTLVKPGDDFNKFVNGNWEKKTQIPGDKASYGAGYILYDKSQKEVKEIIEDAAKANNVKGSDEQKIGDYYASFIDRKTRDSKGVAPIQPEFAKIDAINDYKDLAVYFGRANRLGINTPLVLSVYSDFKDPTKYTTVTWQGGLGLPDRDYYLSADAKMKEIRAKYLVHIDAMLKLAGLENSAAKAKTILALETALASKQMKKEDTRDMIKLYNPYPVKDLNTLMPDFDWSAMLKASGFDKEKKIIVTQVEYTKSLNNIIKSTPIDTWKTFLKWGVIHNAATSLTTEIDNQNFDFFGKTMYGTEKQKEDWERAVTKVNSGLGEIVGKVYVKKRFSPEAKEKMTVLVKNLLKAYSESIKELDWMSETTKKEALRKVDKFMIKIGYPDTWKDYSKVTIDKNDLYGNTERAIAFEYQRNLDKLGKPVDRTEWQMNPQEVNAYYNPTLNEIVFPAAILQPPFFDMNADDAVNYGGIGAVIGHEIGHGFDDQGSTFDGDGVMKNWWSAADLKAFKLKTNALVEQYNAFKAFPDLNINGEYTLGENIGDLGGLSIAIKAYKISLNGKEAPVLDGYTGIQRVFLGWGQVWANKTREKSITPTNSN from the coding sequence ATGGATACACTAGTTAAACCAGGGGATGATTTTAACAAATTTGTAAATGGTAATTGGGAGAAAAAAACTCAAATACCTGGAGATAAAGCTTCCTATGGAGCTGGTTATATTCTTTATGACAAATCACAAAAAGAGGTAAAAGAAATAATTGAAGATGCTGCAAAAGCAAACAATGTTAAAGGTAGTGATGAACAAAAAATAGGTGATTATTATGCTTCATTTATAGATAGAAAAACACGAGACAGTAAAGGTGTTGCTCCTATTCAGCCTGAATTTGCGAAAATTGATGCTATTAATGACTATAAAGATTTAGCTGTTTATTTTGGACGTGCTAATCGCTTAGGAATAAATACTCCTTTAGTGCTTTCGGTTTATAGCGACTTTAAAGACCCGACCAAATATACTACTGTCACCTGGCAAGGGGGCTTAGGATTACCTGACAGGGATTATTACCTTTCTGCTGATGCTAAAATGAAGGAGATAAGAGCTAAATATTTAGTACATATTGATGCTATGTTAAAATTAGCAGGTCTGGAAAATTCTGCTGCAAAAGCTAAAACGATTTTGGCACTTGAAACGGCTTTGGCCTCGAAGCAAATGAAGAAAGAAGATACCCGGGACATGATTAAACTATATAATCCTTATCCGGTAAAAGATTTAAACACTTTAATGCCTGATTTCGATTGGTCTGCCATGTTAAAAGCATCTGGCTTTGACAAAGAGAAAAAAATAATCGTTACTCAGGTAGAATATACGAAAAGTCTAAACAATATAATCAAATCTACTCCAATAGACACATGGAAAACTTTCCTAAAATGGGGTGTTATACATAATGCAGCTACAAGTTTAACTACAGAAATAGACAATCAAAATTTTGATTTCTTCGGTAAGACAATGTATGGAACCGAAAAACAAAAAGAAGACTGGGAACGTGCAGTGACGAAAGTAAATAGTGGTTTAGGTGAAATTGTAGGTAAAGTATATGTTAAAAAACGTTTTTCTCCGGAAGCCAAAGAGAAAATGACTGTTTTAGTGAAGAATTTATTGAAAGCCTATTCAGAAAGTATCAAGGAATTAGATTGGATGAGTGAAACCACAAAGAAAGAAGCTCTTAGAAAAGTTGACAAATTCATGATTAAAATTGGATATCCTGATACCTGGAAAGATTATTCAAAAGTAACTATCGATAAAAACGATTTATATGGAAATACAGAAAGAGCAATCGCTTTTGAGTATCAACGCAATCTGGACAAACTTGGAAAACCAGTTGACAGAACTGAATGGCAAATGAATCCACAAGAGGTTAATGCTTACTATAATCCTACGTTAAATGAGATCGTATTTCCAGCAGCCATACTTCAACCCCCATTTTTTGATATGAATGCTGATGATGCAGTAAATTATGGTGGTATTGGTGCCGTAATCGGACATGAAATTGGTCATGGTTTTGACGATCAGGGAAGTACTTTTGATGGCGATGGCGTAATGAAAAACTGGTGGTCAGCAGCTGATTTAAAAGCTTTTAAATTAAAAACAAACGCTTTAGTAGAGCAATATAACGCTTTCAAAGCATTTCCGGATTTAAATATAAATGGCGAATATACTCTTGGTGAAAACATTGGTGACCTTGGCGGATTAAGCATTGCTATCAAAGCTTACAAAATTTCATTAAATGGAAAAGAAGCTCCTGTTTTAGATGGTTACACAGGGATTCAGCGCGTATTTCTGGGTTGGGGACAAGTATGGGCAAATAAAACCAGAGAAAAAAGCATTACGCCAACAAATAGCAACTGA
- the fumC gene encoding class II fumarate hydratase, which yields MKYRIEKDTMGEVQVPADKYWGAQTERSRNNFKIGNSGSMPKEIIEGFAYLKKAAAYANYDLGVLPIEKRDAIAAVCDEILEGKLDDQFPLVIWQTGSGTQSNMNVNEVIANRAQVLKGFEIGEGEQFIKANDDVNKSQSSNDTFPTGMHIAAYKMVVETTIPGIEQLHATLVKKAAEFKDVVKIGRTHLMDATPLTLGQEISGYAAQLAYGLKALKNTLAHLSEIALGGTAVGTGLNTPKGYDVKVAEYIAQFTGHPFVTAENKFEALAAHDAIVETHGALKQLAVSLNKIANDVRMLASGPRSGIGEIHIPENEPGSSIMPGKVNPTQCEALTMVCAQVIGNDVAISVGGMQGHYELNVFKPVMAANFLQSARLLGDACVSFDEHCAQGIEPNYKRIKELVDNSLMLVTALNTKIGYYKAAEIAQTAHKNGTTLKEEAVRLGYVTPEDFDDWVKPEDMV from the coding sequence ATGAAATACAGAATAGAAAAAGATACCATGGGCGAGGTCCAGGTTCCTGCCGATAAATACTGGGGTGCACAAACAGAGCGTTCCCGAAATAACTTCAAAATTGGTAATTCAGGATCAATGCCAAAAGAAATCATAGAAGGTTTTGCTTATCTTAAAAAAGCAGCTGCTTATGCCAATTACGATTTAGGAGTTTTGCCAATCGAAAAAAGAGATGCAATTGCAGCAGTCTGCGATGAAATTTTAGAAGGTAAATTAGATGATCAGTTTCCGCTTGTAATCTGGCAGACCGGTTCAGGCACACAAAGCAATATGAACGTCAATGAAGTTATTGCTAATCGCGCGCAGGTTCTCAAAGGTTTTGAAATTGGCGAAGGCGAACAATTCATCAAAGCCAATGATGATGTTAATAAATCACAATCATCCAACGATACTTTTCCGACCGGAATGCATATTGCAGCCTATAAAATGGTTGTAGAAACCACAATTCCGGGTATCGAACAACTGCATGCAACATTAGTAAAAAAAGCAGCCGAATTTAAAGACGTTGTAAAAATTGGCCGTACACACCTTATGGATGCAACTCCATTGACATTAGGACAGGAAATTTCAGGATACGCTGCACAATTAGCTTACGGTTTAAAAGCACTTAAAAACACTTTGGCACATTTATCAGAAATCGCTTTGGGCGGAACAGCTGTTGGTACGGGACTTAATACTCCAAAAGGTTACGATGTAAAAGTGGCCGAATACATTGCTCAATTTACCGGTCATCCATTTGTAACTGCCGAAAATAAATTCGAAGCTCTGGCAGCACACGACGCAATTGTAGAAACACACGGAGCTTTAAAACAATTGGCTGTTTCTTTGAACAAAATTGCCAACGATGTTAGAATGCTGGCATCAGGGCCACGTTCCGGAATTGGCGAAATTCATATTCCGGAAAACGAACCCGGGTCTTCTATTATGCCCGGAAAAGTAAATCCAACGCAATGCGAAGCCTTAACAATGGTCTGTGCTCAGGTGATTGGAAACGATGTAGCAATTTCGGTAGGAGGAATGCAGGGACATTATGAACTGAATGTTTTTAAACCTGTCATGGCTGCTAATTTTCTTCAATCGGCAAGGCTATTAGGAGATGCCTGTGTTTCATTTGACGAACATTGCGCTCAGGGAATCGAGCCAAATTACAAGCGTATCAAAGAATTAGTGGATAATTCGTTAATGCTGGTAACAGCTTTAAACACTAAAATTGGTTATTATAAAGCCGCTGAAATCGCTCAAACCGCTCACAAAAACGGAACTACACTTAAAGAAGAAGCTGTTCGTTTGGGATATGTAACCCCCGAAGATTTTGATGACTGGGTTAAACCTGAAGATATGGTGTAG